A stretch of Crossiella cryophila DNA encodes these proteins:
- a CDS encoding VWA domain-containing protein codes for MTQTHENRRQVLYWRLLARLFDQEEQASLESASLAVVEDIGLPPALLDPQVAIDSIVQRHPDLAAEFDGLMVQPATDERDGAAEVRRAALVSKVLLNVFNTGTGTVSAGQLSRWQADAGWLERALGCKPGELRGNRSGGRGVSPTGTGGAPAPDLGTLLPEIGPELGALEGDLVKRMHLREVLADPVLAARLTPSMSLIEQLLRDKDNLSGVALANAKALIRRFVDEVAEVLRTQVQKATVGALDRSVPPKRVFRNLDLDRTIWKNLTNWSPEEERLYVDRLYYRHTARKTTPQRLIAVVDQSGSMVDSMVNCTILASIFAGLPRVDVHLIAYDTQALDLTPWVADPFETLLRTNLGGGTDGTVAMALAQPKIAEPRNTVVVWISDFYEWNGEQLFESMAAVHRSGAKFIPVGSVTSSGRGSVNPWFRERFKDLGTPVISGHISKLVHELKTFLTS; via the coding sequence ATGACCCAGACGCACGAGAACCGCCGCCAGGTCCTGTACTGGCGACTGCTCGCCCGGCTCTTCGACCAGGAGGAGCAGGCCAGCCTGGAATCGGCCAGTCTGGCCGTGGTCGAGGACATCGGCCTGCCCCCGGCGCTGCTGGACCCGCAGGTCGCGATCGACTCGATCGTGCAACGGCACCCGGACCTGGCCGCGGAGTTCGACGGCCTGATGGTGCAGCCGGCCACGGATGAACGGGACGGCGCGGCCGAGGTGCGGCGGGCGGCACTGGTGTCCAAGGTGCTGCTCAACGTCTTCAACACCGGCACCGGCACGGTCAGCGCGGGCCAGCTCTCCCGCTGGCAGGCCGACGCGGGCTGGCTGGAACGGGCGCTGGGCTGCAAGCCGGGGGAGTTGCGCGGCAACCGTTCCGGCGGCCGCGGCGTCAGCCCGACCGGCACCGGCGGCGCGCCCGCACCCGACCTCGGCACGCTGCTGCCGGAGATCGGCCCGGAACTCGGTGCGCTGGAAGGCGATCTGGTCAAGCGCATGCACCTGCGCGAGGTGCTGGCCGACCCGGTGCTGGCCGCGCGGCTCACCCCGAGCATGTCGCTGATCGAACAACTGTTGCGGGACAAGGACAATCTCTCCGGGGTGGCGCTGGCCAACGCCAAGGCGCTGATCCGCCGGTTCGTGGACGAGGTCGCCGAGGTGCTGCGCACCCAGGTGCAGAAGGCCACCGTGGGCGCGCTGGACCGGTCGGTGCCGCCCAAGCGGGTCTTCCGCAACCTCGACCTGGACCGCACCATCTGGAAGAACCTGACCAACTGGAGCCCGGAGGAGGAGCGGCTCTACGTCGACCGCCTCTACTACCGGCACACCGCGCGCAAGACCACGCCACAGCGGCTGATCGCGGTGGTGGACCAGTCCGGTTCCATGGTCGACTCGATGGTCAACTGCACCATCCTGGCCTCCATCTTCGCTGGGCTGCCCAGGGTCGACGTGCACCTGATCGCCTACGACACCCAGGCACTGGACCTCACCCCATGGGTGGCCGACCCGTTCGAGACGTTGCTGCGCACCAATCTCGGCGGCGGCACCGACGGCACGGTGGCGATGGCGCTGGCCCAGCCCAAGATCGCCGAACCGCGCAACACCGTGGTGGTGTGGATCTCCGACTTCTACGAGTGGAACGGCGAGCAGCTCTTCGAGAGCATGGCCGCCGTGCACCGCTCCGGGGCCAAGTTCATCCCGGTGGGCTCGGTGACCAGCTCCGGCCGCGGCAGCGTGAACCCGTGGTTCCGGGAGCGGTTCAAGGACCTGGGCACCCCGGTGATCTCCGGCCACATCAGCAAGCTCGTGCACGAACTCAAGACTTTCCTGACTTCCTGA
- a CDS encoding sialidase family protein, producing MRSRLRRTVAALLGGALLAGTLAAAPAAVAQPPLDNAGLANAMLGGYVRIADVDRDYARHLVASAELVDWRSRNPAADQTAATNHLNAVQRAIEAAVPEVIWAQDTEDIVGACLVALQGTPGAVLDGAKISALRGTLTVRDVTAITGRIEDRIMGALPKQSFNAGFAAAEAGAWAGVAATARADAAFRGAWDAGLGNTLGVSAAASGQQIGELPKFKKVLDIKPILDRYGNVPDFKVAAKDAVKQLGTGLTNQRGDMVVDLRNRTTTHQPGKKPVEPDQAAKDAAKELEEKRQEYISGAKGGLDAVAFLVGINDPEGAKQVRQFAAGAVQLATAVNKCITAFTLINSVFSLATVAFTGNVIGAISTLVSLFASAGPTVEQVILAEIGKLQKQVEQLSQNMKSHFALLDGRLNDIYAGLTVQLGQMEATLEVVRGRVTDIERELAKLDSTTRVIGRTVVKSLGDLFTEPTWRAANTFVDFRQNYPGRTPTFEDYKGPENEFQRLGSEVMAKTAFAVPEDSRDPNDVATNLDLYGPEGSIGYLAYYASRLSGQPFPAAPKVGNPLPWKIAANAYTLSTEQNPALAKQVAPERANAVIEAGVKIRDAALRFSDPGPNGTVNPLFAGLMSNYTNKITEFYGRNAELEKETTRDRYGLFDGPNQKVPDKDGLEGDGQTKRCEANGGDRIDRPNNAKGTQLLPAMLLARNIHDAPPSYDICWTATFENQRTEILPHACTSQRCEIRREYGNLRVEFRQDIQWPGSELRQARRISAIVKWGAEFEACSLINGQEMGCFFKHTAPELVLKEWPQLRGEFEAKGIALHPSNTEADARTRMEKFLTARQQDHYRWTAKQIRETSRPNEVNLAARLLRAYTELGFPRALKSDDHLRALLHGSHALYEQQLLSWIYDHAANNLGNGVSPWLSDQFEDPGPLGCQRLPGLSTKDPLAVCMAWAAKVRLDRLAGRYTEHFAQRYEGSDQTLPEVQQQLRKLWLAMKAVYPAFNFAGPIDSLPVPAPAIQRWSAAAAVAGDAATTTPPAVTEFNGRQVALWQHASTGSVVTSSSVDGRTWTPPSTIGMMTPGGLAPTVTVFNGKLVATWKARSPQGNNIFQWYATSVDGLTWVNGSALGSQFPGLEAPALAVHNGRLFAVVNHNGEMHLASSADTRTWTAYQQIMPTQRAGQRPSLASVNGKLVLSWKNQADAGIRLASSADGVTWPANPGGFYESASGPVLSTVNGRLYQLWQGKGADQALYSTSSADGSTWTLPVPVVRYARTTRQPAVAGLGNRMQVLWSDPGNRLLSSVSAPLS from the coding sequence GCGCGGTGCTGGACGGGGCCAAGATCAGCGCGCTGCGCGGCACGCTCACCGTCCGTGACGTCACCGCGATCACCGGCCGCATCGAGGACCGGATCATGGGCGCGCTGCCCAAACAGTCCTTCAACGCGGGCTTCGCCGCCGCCGAGGCTGGTGCCTGGGCCGGGGTCGCGGCCACCGCCCGCGCCGACGCCGCGTTCCGGGGCGCCTGGGACGCGGGACTGGGCAACACCCTCGGGGTGAGCGCGGCAGCCAGCGGACAGCAGATCGGCGAACTGCCGAAGTTCAAGAAGGTCCTCGACATCAAGCCGATCCTGGACCGCTACGGCAACGTGCCCGACTTCAAGGTGGCCGCCAAGGACGCGGTCAAGCAGCTCGGCACGGGCCTGACCAACCAGCGCGGCGACATGGTGGTGGACCTGCGGAACCGGACCACCACGCACCAGCCCGGCAAGAAGCCGGTCGAACCGGACCAGGCGGCCAAGGACGCGGCCAAGGAGCTGGAGGAGAAGCGGCAGGAGTACATCAGCGGGGCCAAGGGCGGGCTGGACGCGGTCGCGTTCCTGGTCGGCATCAACGATCCCGAGGGCGCCAAGCAGGTCCGCCAGTTCGCCGCCGGCGCGGTGCAGCTGGCCACCGCGGTGAACAAGTGCATCACCGCGTTCACCCTGATCAACAGCGTTTTCTCCCTGGCAACGGTCGCCTTCACCGGCAACGTGATCGGCGCGATCAGCACCCTGGTCTCGCTGTTCGCCTCCGCCGGCCCGACGGTCGAGCAGGTGATCCTGGCGGAGATCGGCAAGCTGCAGAAGCAGGTCGAGCAGCTCAGCCAGAACATGAAGAGCCACTTCGCCCTGCTCGACGGCAGGCTCAACGACATCTACGCGGGCCTGACCGTCCAGCTCGGCCAGATGGAGGCCACCCTGGAGGTGGTCAGGGGCCGGGTCACCGACATCGAGCGCGAGCTGGCCAAGCTGGACAGCACCACCAGGGTGATCGGCCGCACGGTGGTGAAATCCCTCGGCGACTTGTTCACGGAGCCGACCTGGCGGGCGGCGAACACCTTCGTCGACTTCCGCCAGAACTACCCCGGCCGCACCCCGACCTTCGAGGACTACAAGGGGCCGGAGAACGAGTTCCAGCGGCTGGGCAGCGAGGTCATGGCCAAGACCGCCTTCGCCGTGCCCGAGGACAGCCGCGATCCCAACGACGTGGCGACCAACCTCGACCTGTACGGCCCGGAAGGCAGCATCGGCTACCTGGCCTACTACGCGAGCAGGCTGTCCGGCCAGCCCTTCCCGGCCGCCCCCAAGGTCGGCAACCCACTGCCGTGGAAGATCGCCGCGAACGCCTACACCCTGTCCACCGAGCAGAATCCCGCGCTGGCCAAGCAGGTCGCGCCCGAACGCGCGAACGCGGTGATCGAGGCCGGGGTCAAGATCAGGGACGCGGCGCTGCGGTTCAGCGACCCAGGCCCCAACGGCACCGTCAACCCGCTCTTCGCCGGGCTGATGTCCAACTACACCAACAAGATCACCGAGTTCTACGGCCGCAACGCCGAACTGGAGAAGGAGACCACCCGGGACCGCTACGGCCTCTTCGACGGCCCGAACCAGAAGGTCCCGGACAAGGACGGCCTGGAGGGCGACGGCCAGACCAAGCGCTGCGAGGCCAACGGTGGCGACCGGATCGACCGGCCGAACAACGCCAAGGGCACCCAGCTGCTGCCCGCGATGTTGTTGGCCCGCAACATCCACGACGCCCCACCGAGCTATGACATCTGCTGGACCGCGACCTTCGAGAACCAGCGGACCGAGATCCTTCCCCATGCCTGCACCAGTCAGCGATGTGAGATCCGGCGCGAGTACGGCAACCTGCGAGTGGAGTTCCGGCAGGACATCCAGTGGCCGGGCTCGGAGCTGCGACAGGCGCGGCGGATCAGCGCGATCGTCAAGTGGGGCGCGGAGTTCGAGGCTTGCTCGCTGATCAACGGGCAGGAGATGGGCTGCTTCTTCAAGCACACCGCGCCGGAGCTGGTGCTCAAGGAGTGGCCGCAGTTGCGCGGTGAGTTCGAGGCCAAGGGCATCGCACTGCACCCGTCCAACACCGAGGCCGACGCCAGGACCCGGATGGAGAAGTTCCTCACCGCCCGCCAGCAGGACCACTATCGCTGGACCGCCAAGCAGATCCGGGAGACCAGCAGGCCCAACGAGGTCAACCTGGCGGCCCGCCTGCTGCGCGCCTACACCGAACTGGGTTTCCCGCGCGCGCTCAAGTCCGACGATCACCTGCGCGCCCTGCTGCACGGCTCGCACGCGCTGTACGAGCAGCAGCTGCTGTCCTGGATCTACGACCACGCCGCGAACAACCTCGGCAACGGTGTCTCGCCCTGGCTGTCCGACCAGTTCGAGGATCCGGGTCCGCTGGGCTGCCAGCGACTGCCCGGCCTGAGCACCAAGGATCCGCTGGCGGTGTGCATGGCCTGGGCGGCCAAGGTGCGGCTGGACCGGCTGGCGGGCCGGTACACCGAGCATTTCGCCCAGCGGTACGAGGGTTCGGACCAGACGCTGCCGGAGGTGCAGCAGCAGTTGCGCAAGCTGTGGCTGGCGATGAAGGCGGTGTACCCGGCGTTCAACTTCGCCGGTCCGATCGACTCGCTGCCGGTGCCCGCGCCCGCCATCCAGCGCTGGTCGGCCGCTGCCGCGGTCGCCGGGGACGCCGCGACCACCACCCCGCCCGCGGTGACCGAGTTCAACGGCAGGCAGGTCGCCCTGTGGCAGCACGCGAGCACCGGCTCGGTGGTCACATCGTCCAGTGTGGACGGTCGCACCTGGACGCCGCCCAGCACCATCGGGATGATGACGCCTGGCGGGCTCGCGCCCACGGTGACGGTGTTCAACGGGAAGCTGGTCGCCACCTGGAAGGCCAGGTCGCCGCAGGGCAACAACATCTTCCAGTGGTACGCCACCAGCGTGGACGGCCTGACCTGGGTCAACGGCAGTGCGCTCGGCAGTCAGTTCCCCGGGCTGGAGGCGCCCGCGCTGGCCGTGCACAACGGACGGCTGTTCGCGGTGGTCAACCACAACGGGGAGATGCACCTGGCCTCCAGCGCCGACACCCGGACCTGGACCGCCTACCAGCAGATCATGCCCACCCAGCGGGCAGGCCAGCGGCCGAGCCTGGCCTCGGTCAACGGCAAGCTCGTGCTGAGCTGGAAGAACCAGGCCGACGCCGGCATCCGGCTGGCCTCCAGCGCCGACGGTGTGACCTGGCCCGCCAACCCCGGCGGCTTCTATGAGAGCGCCAGTGGCCCGGTGCTCAGCACGGTGAACGGCAGGCTGTACCAGCTGTGGCAGGGCAAGGGCGCCGATCAGGCCCTCTACAGCACCTCCAGTGCGGACGGTTCGACCTGGACCTTGCCGGTGCCGGTGGTCCGGTACGCGCGCACCACCAGACAGCCCGCGGTGGCCGGTCTTGGCAACCGGATGCAGGTGTTGTGGAGCGATCCCGGCAACCGGCTGCTGTCCTCGGTCAGCGCACCGCTGAGCTGA
- a CDS encoding DUF5682 family protein: MSGAEGGAFAALRGQLSGAAAEFADGPGALEGILLGIVDDVDRAVREPLEIFPVCHHSPASAVAMARRLREKQPKVVYLELCEDLAPLLTELRNCRLPVAVQAFATEVDGFSAEWAPLSVVAPITEASAEYQAIAYALDTPGVELVLVDRSADHVFQWEERETPAPDPDAAQAEEEAALHGDAIGVEIGDLRPRFGELEEHLLRHGRVRHWSEWWHQYVELPLGDSDYDTYRQVMLLIGSLFRRLAPGDPHRVRVDEDRERYMWTRMREHLAATGTDPADCLYVCGAFHAASRVEEFGIEGSDEFVISPPSASTWQYGLIPSSHAAIEAQFGLAAGSVSIAATEWAKNVKRTKVPQFQLDGQVGGSKRKKPAALPNPVPAIDTADQLTGFLQRPAVLDEVDQAELLGWSVEIVRAARRNGYLASTADAISVYETSILLAGMRDRAKPTPYDFQDAAVTCIEKDVVPGRRDVRRIVEIMMGGDRIGQVGYDALPPLARDVHDRLAPLNLKLQQRGVQRALLDIAGQPELERCSDVLWMLRYLMPHGAARPIMGQRSLGERPIQESWDLALGTHQRALIELGYEGVSLEQVLEQRLRRNAYHQRATAADVLEAVEDATLYLRSHRLAGELGTRALEVLATERTVDGAPDVLRRVRRLLSYYRTSQPALPAWIESFVKTGYAHYCTLLPTAFTDEDAGVDQVAAMLGFLFSMETLALSLGCDRTQLELAIAQSHPRDPAKVALLWAAQVQLGTLSRAELRTRCDDLLANPLVLPAYPRYLSGFVHALEPAPGLADFVVEAISNAFARLPDHLLLPWLPTLITTLRARGSQLVPVLTREAGRIFPGRLSTLDEWVPPWLAQPEPVTVRRSTSGHGTPLLAAHPAACDAVASLLGCADPWETTESAPAGAELLSRHPDTAMALEEVLAAL; the protein is encoded by the coding sequence GTGAGCGGCGCGGAGGGCGGCGCCTTCGCCGCACTGCGCGGCCAGCTCAGCGGGGCCGCGGCCGAGTTCGCCGACGGACCCGGTGCGCTGGAAGGGATCCTGCTCGGCATCGTCGACGATGTGGACCGCGCGGTGCGCGAGCCACTGGAGATCTTCCCGGTCTGCCACCACTCCCCGGCCTCGGCCGTGGCGATGGCCCGGCGGCTGCGCGAGAAACAGCCCAAGGTGGTCTACCTGGAGCTGTGCGAGGACCTGGCCCCGCTGCTGACCGAACTGCGCAACTGCCGGCTTCCGGTGGCGGTGCAGGCATTCGCCACCGAGGTCGACGGCTTCTCGGCCGAGTGGGCGCCGCTGTCGGTGGTCGCGCCGATCACCGAGGCGTCCGCGGAGTACCAGGCCATCGCCTACGCCCTGGACACCCCTGGCGTGGAACTGGTCCTGGTCGACCGCTCCGCCGACCACGTCTTCCAGTGGGAGGAAAGGGAAACCCCCGCCCCCGACCCGGATGCCGCGCAGGCCGAGGAGGAAGCCGCGCTGCACGGCGACGCGATCGGCGTGGAGATCGGCGACCTGCGACCGCGCTTCGGCGAACTGGAGGAGCACCTGCTGCGGCACGGGCGGGTGCGGCACTGGTCGGAGTGGTGGCACCAGTACGTGGAACTGCCGCTGGGCGACAGCGACTACGACACCTACCGCCAGGTGATGCTGTTGATCGGCAGCCTGTTCCGGCGGCTGGCACCAGGTGATCCGCACCGGGTGCGGGTGGATGAGGACCGCGAGCGGTACATGTGGACCCGGATGCGGGAACATCTGGCCGCCACCGGTACGGATCCCGCCGACTGCCTCTACGTCTGCGGCGCCTTCCACGCGGCCAGCCGGGTCGAGGAGTTCGGCATCGAGGGCAGCGACGAGTTCGTGATCAGCCCGCCGAGTGCGAGCACCTGGCAGTACGGGCTGATCCCGTCCAGCCACGCCGCGATCGAGGCGCAGTTCGGTCTGGCCGCGGGTTCGGTGTCGATCGCGGCCACCGAATGGGCCAAGAACGTCAAGCGCACCAAGGTGCCCCAGTTCCAGCTCGACGGCCAGGTCGGTGGCAGCAAACGGAAGAAGCCCGCCGCCCTGCCAAACCCGGTGCCCGCCATCGACACCGCGGACCAGCTCACCGGGTTCCTGCAACGCCCGGCGGTGCTCGACGAGGTGGACCAGGCCGAGTTGCTGGGCTGGTCGGTGGAGATCGTCCGCGCGGCCCGCCGCAACGGCTACCTGGCCTCCACCGCGGACGCGATCTCGGTGTACGAGACCTCGATCCTGCTGGCCGGGATGCGTGATCGGGCGAAGCCGACGCCGTATGACTTCCAGGACGCGGCGGTCACCTGCATCGAGAAGGACGTGGTGCCGGGCAGGCGCGACGTGCGGCGCATCGTGGAGATCATGATGGGCGGCGACCGGATCGGCCAGGTCGGCTACGACGCGCTGCCGCCACTGGCCCGCGACGTGCACGACCGCCTGGCCCCGCTCAACCTCAAGCTGCAACAGCGTGGTGTGCAACGAGCCCTGCTCGACATCGCCGGTCAGCCCGAGCTGGAGCGGTGTTCGGATGTGCTGTGGATGCTGCGGTACCTGATGCCGCACGGCGCGGCCCGCCCGATCATGGGTCAGCGCAGCCTCGGCGAACGCCCGATCCAGGAGTCCTGGGACCTGGCCCTTGGCACCCACCAGCGGGCGCTGATCGAACTCGGCTACGAGGGCGTCAGCCTGGAACAGGTCCTGGAACAACGCCTGCGCCGCAACGCCTACCACCAACGGGCCACCGCGGCCGACGTCCTCGAAGCCGTCGAGGACGCCACGCTGTACCTGCGCAGCCACCGCCTGGCAGGGGAACTCGGCACCCGCGCGCTGGAGGTGCTGGCCACCGAACGCACCGTGGACGGCGCCCCCGACGTCCTGCGCCGGGTCCGCCGCCTGCTCTCCTACTACCGCACCAGCCAACCGGCCCTGCCGGCCTGGATCGAGTCCTTCGTCAAGACCGGCTACGCCCACTACTGCACCCTGCTGCCGACCGCCTTCACCGATGAGGACGCGGGCGTGGACCAGGTCGCGGCCATGCTCGGCTTCCTGTTCAGCATGGAGACCCTGGCCCTGTCCCTTGGCTGCGACCGCACCCAGCTCGAACTCGCCATCGCCCAGTCCCACCCGCGGGATCCGGCCAAGGTCGCCCTGCTGTGGGCCGCCCAGGTCCAGCTCGGCACCCTGTCCCGCGCCGAGCTGCGCACCCGCTGCGACGACCTGCTGGCCAACCCCCTGGTGCTGCCCGCCTACCCCCGCTACCTCAGCGGCTTCGTACACGCCCTGGAACCGGCTCCCGGCCTGGCCGACTTCGTGGTGGAGGCCATCTCCAACGCCTTCGCCCGCCTGCCCGACCACCTGCTGCTGCCCTGGCTGCCCACCCTGATCACCACCCTGCGCGCCCGCGGCAGCCAGCTCGTCCCGGTGCTGACCAGGGAAGCGGGCCGGATCTTCCCCGGCCGACTGTCCACACTGGACGAATGGGTGCCACCATGGCTCGCCCAACCGGAACCAGTCACCGTGCGGCGCTCGACGAGCGGCCACGGCACCCCGCTGCTGGCCGCACATCCCGCCGCCTGCGATGCGGTGGCGAGCCTGCTGGGCTGCGCGGATCCCTGGGAGACAACGGAGTCCGCCCCGGCGGGCGCGGAGTTGCTCAGCCGCCACCCGGACACGGCGATGGCGCTGGAGGAGGTGCTCGCCGCGTTGTGA
- a CDS encoding ATP-binding protein, which produces MSDLLRAPAELKYAEELDWLESVDDSPKPFSWRLSPKMVRLFVLGAERADGLDRPVAQKWFGDRGIVERAIVTLASDRGLLLIGDPGTGKSWLAELLAAAVSRNSTLVVQGTAGTTEDQIKYSWNVSMVIAKGQSRASMIPSPIMTAMETGQLGRFEELTRSTSDVQDALISILSEKYISVPELDSDGIVFAKPGFSIIATANSRDRGVNDLSSALKRRFNFVRIPVVTNKKSETQIVRFRTEELLRRHQIELDVPPTLLDVLLRSFADLRASAAAAGSDDEKLESALSTAEQIGVLEDAILHSNFFGQQALTARTLASSLVGSLARREPEDLAILNKYLHGVVEPRSKDEGGDWPEFLEGGRDAIASLA; this is translated from the coding sequence ATGTCCGACCTGTTGCGCGCACCGGCCGAACTCAAGTACGCGGAGGAGCTGGACTGGCTGGAGTCCGTCGACGACAGCCCCAAGCCGTTCTCCTGGCGGCTGTCCCCGAAGATGGTGCGCTTGTTCGTGCTGGGCGCCGAACGCGCCGACGGCCTGGACCGCCCGGTGGCCCAGAAGTGGTTCGGCGACCGCGGCATCGTCGAGCGGGCCATCGTCACCCTGGCCTCCGACCGCGGCCTGCTGCTCATCGGCGACCCCGGCACCGGCAAGAGCTGGCTGGCCGAACTGCTCGCCGCGGCCGTCTCCCGCAACTCCACCCTGGTCGTGCAGGGCACCGCCGGGACGACCGAGGACCAGATCAAGTACTCCTGGAACGTCTCCATGGTCATCGCCAAGGGCCAGTCCAGGGCGTCCATGATCCCCTCGCCGATCATGACCGCGATGGAGACCGGCCAGCTCGGCCGGTTCGAGGAGCTGACCCGCTCCACCAGCGACGTGCAGGACGCGCTGATCTCCATCCTGTCCGAGAAGTACATCTCCGTGCCCGAACTCGACAGCGACGGCATCGTCTTCGCCAAGCCCGGGTTCTCCATCATCGCCACCGCCAACAGCCGGGACCGCGGCGTCAACGACCTGTCCTCCGCGCTCAAGCGGCGGTTCAACTTCGTGCGCATCCCGGTGGTGACCAACAAGAAGAGCGAGACACAGATCGTCCGCTTCCGCACCGAGGAACTGTTGCGGCGGCACCAGATCGAGCTGGACGTGCCGCCCACCCTGCTGGACGTGCTGCTGCGCAGCTTCGCCGACCTGCGGGCCTCGGCGGCCGCGGCGGGCAGCGACGACGAGAAGCTGGAGTCCGCGCTGTCCACCGCCGAGCAGATCGGCGTGCTGGAGGACGCCATCCTGCACAGCAACTTCTTCGGCCAGCAGGCGCTGACCGCCCGCACCCTGGCCTCCTCACTGGTCGGCTCGCTGGCCCGGCGGGAGCCGGAGGACCTGGCCATCCTCAACAAGTACCTGCACGGCGTGGTCGAACCGCGCAGCAAGGACGAGGGCGGGGACTGGCCGGAGTTCCTGGAGGGCGGTCGGGACGCGATCGCCAGCCTCGCGTGA